The following coding sequences lie in one Chitinispirillales bacterium ANBcel5 genomic window:
- a CDS encoding response regulator, translating into MVCIVLICGNNKEKQILKLALEQRGIKVLLAEPVYKNYLTIIQYLPDLVLLELPRQAHEQLHFCGLIKGHKKTKSIPIIGYGIRLSEIEKRSLSQLGICTYLQRPLKFSALVNVIDQFLKASNKKIEKDPKPNSKQNDLNKLLCSDIPGTQKIEIMSDHVSSLMAFPFTVARVLHLTQDDRTGAAHLAKAITADPVIATHILKLSNSVFFASSSRRITSIKDSIVRIGFNETKKIVMSMTVINLLDKNRKSFGFSRIAFWNHSLSVAVISEALARQISNINTEEAFLAGLLHDFGIIIYDEFFPDIFDTVLQKTVNEGSSFIQCEKTEMGITHNDLIAALFPKWKLPQPVTDVIVMQDKIQDIKPESLSKNDSKFAFCVGLSNLLAKSLITGKECDEYIYAVSKEHFLKAGIRAGITNQFIEHVTNQIVSFKRMLKLDEEEQTKLHASGHQIGIVNFKRDMFIAPSIYLSKHGWGVEIVSPTQNTAELDNKFDCLILWGGDTVSVQDIDTYSKIIGHGSEDTRYYFSPLLVVTSNTNDFTESEQLAVMNENFDLRIFILTLEKLISKKDDRKPDVK; encoded by the coding sequence GTGGTTTGTATCGTACTTATCTGCGGTAATAATAAAGAAAAACAGATCCTTAAGCTCGCCCTTGAGCAGCGCGGTATAAAAGTTTTACTTGCCGAGCCAGTATACAAGAACTATCTCACGATCATTCAGTACCTGCCGGACCTGGTACTGCTTGAATTGCCACGACAGGCTCACGAGCAGCTCCATTTCTGTGGGTTAATCAAAGGCCATAAAAAAACTAAATCTATACCCATTATTGGTTACGGAATTAGACTCAGTGAAATAGAAAAACGCTCATTATCACAACTCGGTATCTGCACCTATCTTCAAAGACCGCTGAAATTTTCAGCCTTAGTTAATGTGATAGATCAATTTTTGAAAGCATCAAATAAAAAGATAGAAAAAGATCCCAAGCCAAATAGTAAACAAAACGACCTTAACAAGTTACTGTGTTCTGATATACCTGGTACTCAAAAAATCGAAATTATGTCAGATCATGTTTCTTCGTTAATGGCTTTTCCCTTCACTGTTGCACGGGTACTGCACCTGACTCAGGACGACAGAACTGGAGCTGCACATTTGGCAAAAGCGATTACAGCAGACCCTGTGATTGCCACCCATATCTTAAAGTTATCCAATTCTGTTTTTTTCGCAAGCTCGTCCAGACGGATAACTTCAATAAAAGATTCTATCGTAAGAATCGGGTTCAATGAGACCAAGAAGATTGTGATGAGTATGACGGTGATCAATTTGTTAGATAAAAACCGTAAATCTTTTGGTTTTAGTAGAATCGCGTTCTGGAATCATTCGCTGTCTGTTGCTGTTATTTCTGAAGCATTAGCTCGTCAAATATCAAACATCAATACAGAGGAGGCATTTTTAGCGGGTTTACTACATGACTTTGGAATAATTATATATGATGAATTCTTTCCCGATATTTTCGACACAGTTCTTCAGAAAACGGTAAATGAAGGCAGTAGCTTTATTCAATGCGAAAAAACCGAGATGGGAATAACACATAACGACCTTATTGCTGCTCTGTTTCCTAAATGGAAATTACCTCAACCTGTTACCGATGTTATTGTTATGCAGGATAAAATTCAGGATATAAAACCAGAAAGCCTTAGTAAAAATGATAGTAAATTTGCTTTTTGTGTTGGCTTAAGTAACCTGCTGGCCAAAAGTTTAATAACCGGTAAAGAATGTGATGAGTATATATACGCGGTTTCTAAAGAACATTTTTTGAAAGCAGGAATAAGGGCTGGGATTACAAATCAATTTATTGAACACGTTACCAATCAAATTGTATCGTTTAAAAGGATGCTTAAGCTTGATGAAGAAGAACAGACAAAGCTTCATGCTTCAGGTCATCAAATTGGTATCGTAAATTTTAAAAGGGACATGTTCATAGCACCGAGTATTTATCTCAGTAAGCATGGTTGGGGAGTAGAAATTGTTAGTCCAACTCAAAACACGGCTGAGTTAGATAATAAATTTGACTGTCTCATACTTTGGGGTGGTGATACAGTTAGCGTTCAAGATATTGACACTTATTCTAAAATCATTGGTCATGGATCAGAAGATACCAGGTACTATTTTTCACCACTCCTGGTCGTCACTTCTAATACTAATGATTTTACTGAATCGGAACAATTAGCAGTTATGAATGAAAACTTTGATCTTAGAATTTTCATTCTTACTCTGGAAAAGTTAATATCAAAAAAAGATGATAGAAAACCGGATGTTAAATGA
- the hemW gene encoding radical SAM family heme chaperone HemW — protein MNCYTNTLSLYIHIPFCLKKCRYCDFYSVPFNTELAQRYTSALVREWELIKKTLPSEPKITTIFMGGGTPSLLGKNDWIFLKERLFSKLDLSSLKEWTVEVNPETFCEEKAYLWAENGVNRLTFGVQSLNERELSICGRTHSAKKASEVLNNCTLNIFKSIGVDVIFGLPGQGIDSLKDSLALILENSKVKHLSAYELTINENTPFGRHRKFLPLPEEKVLIEMHSLVSNVCNDFNFQQYEISNYSLSGYQSCHNLAYWDHKPYIGLGCSAHSYIHPNRWANIEDITGYLNSIDSGKPAIEYQEEICKKELSTELIYLGLRKNIGLDEKRYLELTGQDFYNDVRKAKLEKFVSDGLLIYSLNRYWCLTDKGRIVSNRVVGELI, from the coding sequence ATGAATTGTTATACTAATACTCTTTCCCTTTATATACACATCCCCTTTTGTTTAAAAAAATGCCGCTACTGTGATTTCTACTCTGTTCCCTTTAATACGGAACTGGCACAGAGGTATACAAGTGCCTTAGTCAGGGAATGGGAATTAATAAAGAAAACCCTGCCGTCGGAGCCAAAAATTACGACCATTTTTATGGGCGGCGGTACACCTTCCTTGCTTGGAAAAAATGATTGGATCTTCCTTAAGGAGAGACTTTTTTCAAAATTAGACTTGAGTTCACTCAAAGAGTGGACTGTGGAAGTTAATCCTGAGACATTCTGTGAAGAAAAGGCTTACCTGTGGGCTGAAAATGGCGTTAATCGTCTTACTTTTGGCGTCCAGTCCCTTAATGAACGGGAACTTAGTATTTGTGGGCGGACCCATAGTGCTAAAAAGGCTTCTGAAGTCTTAAATAATTGCACGCTAAATATATTTAAGTCAATTGGGGTGGATGTTATTTTCGGACTTCCAGGTCAAGGAATTGATTCATTAAAAGATAGTCTAGCTTTGATTCTTGAAAATTCTAAAGTTAAGCACCTTTCCGCATATGAACTAACTATTAATGAAAATACTCCTTTTGGTAGGCATAGGAAATTTTTACCTCTTCCAGAGGAAAAGGTCTTGATAGAGATGCATAGTCTTGTTTCAAATGTATGTAACGATTTTAACTTTCAGCAATACGAGATATCTAACTACTCTTTATCAGGATACCAATCCTGTCATAATCTTGCATACTGGGACCATAAGCCTTATATTGGTTTAGGATGTTCGGCACACTCATACATTCACCCAAACCGGTGGGCAAACATTGAAGATATAACAGGTTACCTTAACTCTATCGACTCTGGTAAACCAGCAATTGAATACCAGGAAGAAATTTGTAAAAAGGAACTCTCAACAGAACTTATATATCTTGGTTTAAGGAAAAATATCGGATTAGATGAGAAGAGATATTTAGAACTGACCGGGCAGGATTTTTATAACGATGTCAGAAAGGCTAAGTTGGAAAAATTTGTTTCTGACGGACTTTTGATATATAGTTTAAACCGATACTGGTGCCTTACAGATAAGGGGAGAATAGTTTCCAACAGAGTAGTCGGAGAACTCATTTAA
- a CDS encoding phosphoribosylanthranilate isomerase, producing MNIKVKFCGITRYEDAKIAVNLGANALGFIFYPSSPRYVHPAQALKIIKQLPPFISKVGVFVNEEIDTVRRIVKEFGIDAVQLHGSETPEYCNSLCTVPVIKSFSVQPDSDVTPLSNYDVSAFLLDTWDPECHGGSGKTFDWSIAKNACNCYQNVILAGGLGPSNIAEAVLAVEPYAVDVNSGVEISPGVKNPVKMREVMKTIRSLKGS from the coding sequence ATGAATATAAAAGTAAAGTTTTGTGGAATAACAAGGTATGAAGATGCAAAAATTGCGGTTAACCTTGGAGCTAACGCCCTTGGCTTTATATTTTATCCATCCAGCCCACGTTATGTTCATCCTGCTCAGGCATTGAAAATAATAAAACAACTTCCCCCGTTTATATCCAAAGTTGGAGTATTTGTTAATGAAGAAATCGATACAGTACGTCGTATTGTAAAAGAATTCGGGATTGATGCAGTTCAACTTCACGGTTCCGAAACTCCCGAATATTGTAACTCTTTATGCACTGTACCTGTAATCAAAAGTTTTTCCGTACAGCCGGATTCCGATGTAACACCGTTGAGTAATTACGATGTGAGCGCTTTTCTTTTAGATACCTGGGATCCGGAGTGTCATGGTGGTAGTGGTAAAACATTTGATTGGTCTATTGCAAAGAATGCATGCAATTGTTACCAAAATGTTATTCTCGCAGGAGGACTTGGTCCATCAAATATCGCGGAAGCAGTCTTGGCAGTAGAACCTTATGCAGTAGATGTAAACAGTGGAGTTGAGATCAGCCCAGGTGTGAAAAATCCTGTTAAGATGAGAGAGGTTATGAAGACGATCAGAAGTTTGAAAGGTTCCTGA
- the trpC gene encoding indole-3-glycerol phosphate synthase TrpC: MNEVLKRILAEKKREVHSLRDMRSRFGGRTSEPRSFSGGLRNKDRLSIISEVKKASPSKGVICENFDPVNIASIYKQGGADAISVLTDSKFFQGHWKYLVDVRESVNLPVLRKDFIIDTLQVEQSAALDADAILLIVAALDDHQLFDLYQAASDLRMEQLIEIHTLPELERAMKLDPSLLGINNRDLTTFNVDIDVTLRLIKHIPSEVTVISESGISTVDESVTLRSAGVNGLLVGETLMRSNDPASMIRKLSLNPGA, from the coding sequence ATGAATGAAGTGTTAAAACGAATTCTTGCAGAGAAAAAACGAGAAGTCCATTCTCTAAGAGATATGCGTAGTCGGTTTGGTGGACGTACATCAGAGCCCCGTAGTTTTTCGGGTGGACTCAGAAATAAAGACCGCCTCTCTATTATTTCTGAGGTAAAAAAGGCATCACCGTCTAAAGGGGTAATATGTGAAAACTTTGATCCGGTAAATATTGCTTCAATCTATAAGCAAGGTGGAGCAGATGCCATATCTGTCTTAACAGATTCTAAATTTTTTCAGGGACATTGGAAGTATTTAGTTGATGTAAGAGAAAGTGTAAATCTACCGGTTCTAAGAAAAGATTTTATTATTGATACCTTGCAGGTTGAGCAAAGTGCTGCTTTGGATGCAGATGCGATTCTACTAATTGTTGCAGCGTTGGATGATCACCAATTGTTTGATCTTTACCAGGCAGCTTCTGATTTGAGAATGGAGCAATTGATTGAGATTCATACGTTACCTGAATTGGAAAGAGCTATGAAACTTGATCCATCACTCCTTGGAATAAACAACAGAGATCTTACAACTTTCAATGTGGATATTGATGTTACACTCAGGCTGATTAAGCATATCCCTTCGGAGGTAACAGTTATATCTGAGAGCGGAATCAGTACCGTTGATGAATCTGTTACTCTACGTAGCGCCGGTGTAAACGGATTATTGGTGGGAGAAACTCTTATGAGAAGTAATGATCCGGCATCAATGATAAGAAAACTATCTCTTAATCCAGGAGCTTAA
- a CDS encoding aminodeoxychorismate/anthranilate synthase component II, translated as MLTIIDNYDSFTYNLVQYFGELYNGPISIHRNDSIDVDEIKEMGPSAIVISPGPCTPKEAGVSVDVIKELGKKVPVLGVCLGHQSIGYAFGGKVIRAPYLMHGKVSSVFHNQRGIYAGIPSPFTATRYHSLIVEKKSCPDCLNIVSSTEDGIIMGFEHKTYPIFGVQYHPESILTEHGKTLLGNFLTLAGLEISKRAEVI; from the coding sequence ATGCTGACTATAATAGATAACTATGATTCTTTTACATATAATTTGGTGCAGTATTTTGGTGAGTTATATAACGGGCCGATTTCAATCCACAGAAATGATTCCATAGATGTTGATGAAATAAAGGAGATGGGGCCTTCTGCAATAGTTATCTCCCCTGGGCCATGTACTCCAAAAGAAGCTGGCGTTTCGGTTGACGTAATAAAAGAGCTTGGAAAAAAAGTCCCTGTTTTGGGTGTCTGTCTTGGGCACCAATCAATTGGCTATGCATTTGGTGGAAAAGTAATCAGAGCACCTTATCTTATGCATGGAAAGGTCTCATCGGTCTTTCATAACCAAAGAGGCATTTATGCCGGAATACCTTCACCTTTTACCGCTACCAGATATCATAGCCTTATAGTTGAAAAGAAGAGCTGTCCTGATTGTCTTAACATTGTGAGTAGTACAGAAGATGGCATCATAATGGGATTCGAGCATAAGACGTATCCAATATTTGGTGTGCAATATCATCCTGAGTCGATCCTTACTGAGCATGGAAAAACATTACTTGGGAACTTTTTAACGCTTGCAGGATTAGAAATCTCAAAAAGAGCAGAAGTAATATGA
- the trpE gene encoding anthranilate synthase component I, with the protein MIYPTFEEVKKASCGANVIPICKTILADTETPVSTWLKLFSSDKYSFLLESVSGGDTVARYSFLGGNPFATFSASGENWVYESSTKRETGNGDPVTALRKHFAEYKVTASGAIPRFSGGAVGYFAYDSIRFKENIPDKNDKKDPLYDIFFGFYRDIVAFDNRENRLLLISNIVLENNCSDIKREYENAILSIEKMEQRLINGTVDSSIIIGKSGDIKSNVLKEEYEDAVEKCREYIRAGDIFQVVLSQRFSVEVEAKPFDLYRILRVVNPSPYMYYLNLDDTSVIGASPEMLVRVEDGKVETRPIAGTRRRGESEARDEELIKDLKSDPKEIAEHVMLVDLGRNDVGRVSNYGTLKIDDMMHIEKYSHVIHLVTNVSGELKNGCDAFDALFSCFPAGTLSGAPKIRAMEIIDELENVKRGLYGGALGYIDFNGNMDTCIVIRTILYHNGKAYIQAGAGIVADSVPQKEYQETVDKASALFSSIKRAAEIAGSDSTKCDTKKAEQKC; encoded by the coding sequence GTGATCTATCCGACTTTTGAAGAGGTGAAGAAAGCGTCTTGTGGTGCTAATGTCATCCCGATTTGCAAAACTATACTTGCCGATACAGAGACTCCGGTATCAACATGGTTGAAACTGTTCAGCAGCGATAAATATAGTTTCCTTCTTGAGAGTGTAAGTGGAGGGGATACCGTTGCACGGTATTCATTTCTTGGTGGAAATCCCTTTGCTACCTTCAGTGCTTCAGGGGAAAACTGGGTTTATGAATCGAGCACAAAGCGGGAAACTGGCAATGGTGATCCGGTAACAGCATTACGTAAGCATTTTGCAGAATATAAGGTAACTGCATCAGGTGCTATTCCAAGATTTTCGGGAGGAGCTGTAGGATATTTTGCCTATGATTCAATCCGTTTTAAGGAAAATATACCGGACAAAAATGACAAAAAAGATCCGCTTTACGATATCTTTTTTGGGTTTTACAGGGATATTGTTGCATTCGATAACAGGGAGAACCGACTTCTTTTAATAAGTAATATCGTTCTTGAAAACAATTGCTCAGATATAAAACGCGAATACGAAAACGCTATTCTGTCCATAGAAAAAATGGAACAGCGTTTAATAAACGGAACCGTGGATTCATCAATTATAATTGGCAAATCCGGTGATATTAAATCTAATGTACTTAAAGAAGAATACGAAGATGCAGTAGAGAAGTGCAGGGAGTATATAAGGGCTGGCGATATTTTTCAGGTTGTGCTTTCGCAACGATTTTCTGTAGAAGTAGAAGCAAAGCCGTTTGATCTTTATAGAATTTTAAGGGTTGTTAATCCTTCGCCTTACATGTACTATCTTAATCTCGATGATACTTCAGTAATCGGTGCTTCACCGGAGATGCTTGTGCGAGTTGAGGATGGTAAGGTTGAAACAAGGCCAATAGCCGGTACCCGCAGGCGAGGTGAAAGTGAAGCCAGGGATGAAGAGCTGATAAAAGATTTAAAGAGTGATCCTAAAGAGATTGCAGAGCATGTTATGCTCGTAGACTTAGGTAGAAACGATGTGGGGCGAGTAAGTAACTACGGCACATTAAAAATTGATGATATGATGCACATAGAAAAGTATTCACATGTGATTCATTTAGTCACCAATGTGTCGGGTGAGTTAAAGAACGGTTGTGACGCATTTGATGCTCTTTTTTCATGTTTTCCTGCAGGTACACTTTCGGGGGCACCCAAAATAAGAGCTATGGAAATTATTGATGAGCTGGAAAACGTAAAAAGAGGTTTGTATGGGGGAGCTCTTGGTTATATTGACTTTAACGGTAATATGGATACCTGCATTGTAATCCGCACAATACTTTATCACAATGGTAAAGCATATATTCAGGCTGGTGCTGGAATCGTTGCAGACTCTGTGCCCCAAAAAGAATACCAGGAAACGGTAGATAAAGCATCCGCACTTTTTTCATCAATAAAAAGAGCAGCTGAAATTGCCGGAAGTGATTCTACTAAATGCGATACTAAGAAAGCGGAGCAGAAATGCTGA
- a CDS encoding secondary thiamine-phosphate synthase enzyme YjbQ, protein MKSFRKELTFKTPHRRDYLNITPDVQKALLESGIKEGLCLVNAMHITASVYINDDESGLIADFDDWLENLAPHEPISQYRHNGAEDNADGHLKRQVMGREVVVAVSNGKLDFGPWEQIFYGEFDGRRSKRVLVKIIGE, encoded by the coding sequence ATGAAATCATTTAGAAAAGAGCTCACGTTTAAAACTCCCCATAGACGGGATTACTTAAATATTACTCCCGATGTGCAAAAAGCACTGTTAGAAAGTGGAATAAAAGAGGGGTTGTGCCTGGTAAATGCAATGCATATTACTGCAAGCGTGTATATAAATGATGATGAAAGTGGTCTCATCGCAGACTTTGACGATTGGCTTGAAAACCTTGCTCCGCACGAACCTATATCACAGTATCGTCATAATGGTGCAGAGGATAATGCTGATGGACATCTTAAGCGCCAGGTTATGGGTCGAGAAGTTGTGGTAGCTGTTAGTAATGGTAAGCTTGATTTTGGGCCCTGGGAGCAGATTTTCTATGGTGAATTTGATGGTCGGCGTTCAAAAAGGGTACTTGTAAAAATCATAGGTGAATGA
- a CDS encoding glucose-6-phosphate isomerase, whose product MQKVWFDDRFMSDFVSSDELEHYNPAVESAQKMLENKSGPGNDFLGWLELPKAIDPATLKQISEKAEQIRSKADVLICVGIGGSYLGAKAAIEYLSPSFEQMRKPQIIFAGHTINSDYLSDLLESLKDKEVAVNVISKSGTTTEPGIAFRVIRHWMEQRYGRKEAASRIIATTDPSKGALRKLANEEGYSAFEIPGDVGGRFSVLTPVGLFPIAVAGIDIKKLMEGASQGYDLFKGRDIQSNIAGRYAAMRNILFRRGYTTEVMATFQPQLHFINEWWKQLAGESEGKDGTGIFPAGLDYTTDLHSLGQWMQEGVRSVFETFMLIKNTRSSICVPAFDDDSDGLNYLAGKTFEDINNKAYQGTLLAHLDGGVPVSTLMLEDRSEQTLGQLFYFFEKAVALSGYILRVNPFDQPGVEAYKKNMFALLGKAGFEKQREALAQRTKDMGV is encoded by the coding sequence ATGCAGAAGGTATGGTTTGATGATCGGTTTATGTCAGATTTTGTTTCCAGTGATGAACTTGAACACTATAATCCAGCTGTTGAATCTGCACAGAAAATGCTTGAGAACAAATCAGGTCCTGGTAATGATTTCCTTGGCTGGCTTGAATTACCCAAAGCTATAGACCCAGCGACTCTTAAGCAAATAAGCGAAAAGGCAGAGCAGATTCGTTCAAAAGCCGATGTTCTTATTTGTGTCGGTATCGGTGGATCCTATCTGGGTGCAAAGGCTGCAATAGAATATCTCTCACCATCTTTTGAGCAGATGCGCAAGCCTCAGATTATTTTTGCTGGTCATACTATTAACTCCGATTATCTTTCAGACCTTCTTGAGTCGCTAAAAGATAAAGAAGTAGCGGTCAATGTCATCTCAAAAAGTGGTACAACCACCGAACCGGGTATTGCTTTTAGAGTGATACGTCACTGGATGGAACAGCGTTATGGCAGAAAGGAAGCTGCGAGCCGTATCATTGCGACTACAGATCCTTCAAAAGGCGCTTTACGTAAACTTGCAAATGAAGAAGGATATTCTGCTTTTGAGATCCCCGGAGACGTGGGTGGTAGATTTTCTGTGCTTACACCTGTGGGATTGTTTCCTATTGCAGTTGCAGGAATAGACATTAAAAAATTGATGGAGGGGGCTTCTCAGGGGTACGACCTTTTTAAGGGAAGGGATATTCAGAGCAATATCGCTGGGCGTTATGCTGCGATGCGAAATATTCTGTTCAGGCGAGGTTACACAACAGAGGTAATGGCAACATTTCAACCGCAACTACACTTCATTAACGAATGGTGGAAGCAGCTTGCAGGCGAAAGTGAAGGTAAAGATGGTACCGGAATATTTCCTGCCGGACTTGATTATACAACTGACCTTCACTCTCTGGGTCAGTGGATGCAGGAGGGAGTAAGGTCGGTATTTGAGACTTTTATGCTTATCAAAAATACTCGTTCGTCTATTTGTGTACCGGCTTTTGATGATGACAGTGATGGATTGAATTATCTCGCGGGTAAGACATTCGAGGATATAAACAATAAAGCGTACCAGGGGACACTGCTTGCCCATTTAGATGGTGGTGTTCCTGTTTCCACATTAATGCTTGAGGATAGAAGTGAGCAAACACTTGGTCAGCTGTTCTATTTTTTTGAAAAAGCGGTTGCACTATCCGGCTATATTCTAAGGGTAAATCCTTTCGATCAACCTGGTGTTGAAGCATATAAAAAGAACATGTTTGCTCTTCTGGGTAAAGCAGGATTTGAGAAACAGCGCGAAGCTCTTGCGCAAAGAACAAAGGATATGGGTGTATGA
- a CDS encoding diadenylate cyclase, with protein MSFEDYLVIPTVIELKSTDKTEALRELALGVCKAADVRRQKAVIDEMLKREESSSTFIGHGLALPQTRAPIKQEFAIAVGKSSAGIPYDAARNALAQIVVLLVAREDADTNRQVQILSELATFFKSSEIRDLIIKSETPVDMRAVVLALKKGGVDEKPSRPAKKPAGPVLSSAMVLARETKSSAIMIFADCVKENDFLEQTRSKNRIIIVTNNKTRFDPTKDKRIIGVVQAPPIPASRTGQIKIGILLALSRNLLTKEDKIVCVSGNSKNNQFDTIVAIDVALEYDFFFLNSQDLLPPDVKPEVLERVIGLAGEIAVEGREGKPAGTIFVLGDTNSVNAYVRQLIINPFRGYSEAERNIMDPGLAETIKEFASIDGAFIVTGDGIVLSAGSYLRPQPIKEVELLPGGLGARHIAAAGITACTNCLAITISESTGMVTLFKGGAMMMSLSRPVSKDGDKVQSYP; from the coding sequence ATGTCATTTGAAGATTATTTAGTTATACCAACCGTAATAGAACTAAAATCTACCGATAAAACAGAGGCGCTTAGGGAACTTGCTCTTGGAGTATGTAAAGCAGCTGATGTTCGCAGACAAAAAGCAGTGATAGATGAGATGCTTAAGAGGGAAGAAAGCTCTTCAACGTTTATCGGTCATGGGCTTGCGCTTCCGCAGACAAGGGCTCCCATTAAGCAGGAGTTTGCAATTGCAGTAGGCAAAAGTTCTGCTGGAATACCCTATGATGCCGCCCGCAATGCTTTAGCACAGATAGTGGTTCTTTTGGTGGCTCGGGAGGATGCGGATACAAACAGGCAGGTACAGATACTTTCTGAGTTGGCTACCTTTTTTAAATCCAGCGAAATCAGAGATCTTATAATTAAAAGTGAAACCCCTGTGGATATGAGAGCTGTGGTGCTTGCTCTTAAAAAGGGTGGAGTTGATGAAAAACCTTCTCGCCCAGCAAAAAAGCCAGCTGGACCGGTTCTTTCCTCAGCGATGGTCCTTGCCAGAGAAACAAAATCTTCGGCAATAATGATATTTGCAGATTGTGTAAAAGAGAATGATTTTCTCGAACAAACGAGAAGTAAAAATCGTATCATTATTGTTACGAATAACAAAACAAGGTTTGATCCCACAAAAGATAAACGTATTATAGGCGTAGTTCAGGCGCCACCGATTCCCGCATCGCGTACCGGGCAGATAAAAATAGGTATTCTCCTTGCACTTTCCCGAAACCTCTTAACTAAGGAGGATAAAATTGTTTGTGTATCTGGCAACAGCAAAAATAACCAGTTTGATACCATTGTAGCGATTGATGTGGCGCTTGAGTATGATTTTTTCTTTCTTAACTCACAAGACCTTTTGCCACCTGACGTAAAACCCGAGGTTTTGGAACGGGTGATTGGGCTTGCGGGAGAAATTGCTGTTGAAGGGAGAGAAGGTAAACCAGCGGGTACAATTTTTGTACTTGGGGATACCAATTCGGTGAATGCGTATGTAAGGCAATTAATAATCAATCCATTTCGTGGATACAGTGAAGCAGAACGAAATATAATGGATCCGGGATTGGCAGAGACTATAAAGGAGTTTGCAAGCATTGATGGGGCGTTTATTGTTACCGGGGACGGAATTGTGCTGTCGGCCGGCAGTTACTTAAGGCCTCAGCCAATAAAGGAAGTTGAACTTTTACCCGGTGGTCTTGGAGCGCGTCATATCGCTGCAGCAGGAATAACTGCTTGCACCAACTGTCTTGCGATTACAATCTCAGAGTCGACCGGGATGGTTACCCTATTTAAAGGTGGGGCAATGATGATGTCTCTTTCACGTCCGGTTTCAAAGGATGGTGATAAGGTACAAAGTTATCCTTAA
- a CDS encoding 1-acyl-sn-glycerol-3-phosphate acyltransferase, translating into MKSYHESVAQVSEGVAHFFKSVFTSVEIDGPAVDGEQVQKNPVMVVSTHRSHVDYFLAGKILYFKGFRNLRFAAGDNLTKLPWIGPKFRNFGAFTVSRSNGFERNYVRNLCNDVVEMMQNGDTVLVFPEGGRSYSGEMLPIRGGILNAAIILQARYPDKDITILPMSVSYERAPDVPWFSLLLKAKKYRKKNTPVFKRLLGNIFYFGADVMAFFPVFFYKIFKRKYGAIYCDYGEPFSVRERLDIEKNRNTKTRDEFFAHRQSLDQLSAQVHDTFLSLYRILPVHVVSRAINDNGADLFSNEECEKKVSFARDEAKSKGLNVRSVESVSCKVLVQKGLEQLEKLKAIKRTSSGIKVVRSDLINYYSSALNLCREEKKIDVI; encoded by the coding sequence ATGAAATCATATCACGAGTCGGTTGCTCAGGTCAGTGAGGGTGTAGCTCACTTTTTCAAATCTGTTTTTACCTCTGTGGAGATTGATGGGCCAGCGGTTGATGGTGAACAGGTTCAAAAAAACCCTGTAATGGTGGTTAGTACGCATCGCAGTCATGTGGATTACTTTTTAGCTGGTAAGATCCTTTATTTTAAAGGGTTTAGAAATCTTAGGTTTGCTGCGGGTGATAATCTTACAAAGTTACCCTGGATAGGCCCGAAGTTCAGGAATTTTGGTGCTTTTACCGTATCCAGGAGTAATGGGTTTGAGCGTAACTATGTACGCAATCTCTGCAATGATGTTGTGGAGATGATGCAAAATGGAGATACGGTGCTTGTGTTTCCTGAAGGTGGGAGAAGTTACAGTGGTGAGATGCTTCCGATACGGGGGGGGATACTAAATGCTGCTATTATTCTTCAGGCCAGATATCCAGATAAAGATATAACTATTTTACCCATGTCAGTTTCCTATGAGCGGGCCCCAGATGTACCGTGGTTTTCTTTATTACTTAAAGCAAAGAAGTATCGTAAGAAAAACACCCCTGTTTTTAAGCGTCTTTTAGGCAACATTTTTTATTTTGGCGCAGATGTTATGGCGTTTTTTCCGGTATTTTTTTACAAGATATTCAAACGTAAATATGGAGCGATCTACTGTGATTACGGGGAACCCTTTTCTGTTCGGGAACGTTTGGATATAGAGAAAAACAGAAATACAAAAACAAGGGACGAGTTTTTTGCTCATCGCCAGTCACTGGATCAACTTAGTGCTCAGGTTCACGATACCTTTTTATCTCTTTACAGAATTCTTCCAGTTCATGTTGTATCGAGAGCTATAAATGATAATGGGGCAGATCTGTTTAGTAATGAAGAGTGTGAAAAGAAGGTTTCATTCGCCAGGGATGAGGCAAAGAGTAAGGGGTTAAATGTTAGGTCAGTAGAATCGGTTTCATGCAAAGTATTGGTACAGAAGGGACTTGAGCAATTAGAGAAACTCAAAGCTATAAAAAGGACATCCAGTGGTATAAAGGTAGTAAGGTCAGATCTTATAAATTACTATTCATCTGCGCTTAATCTCTGCCGTGAGGAGAAGAAGATAGATGTCATTTGA